CGCGGTAGGCGACCCGGCCCTCGATGCCTTCCGGAATGAGCTTGTCATCACCGGAGACGTCGGCTTGGAAGTAGCGGTCCTTGGAGTACGAAGTGTTCTTGCCGCGGGTCTGCATGGCCCCGAGCGATCCCATCCCGCGGTAGAGCTTGAACTGCTTGCCGTTGACGAAAATCAGATCCCCGGGAGACTCGTCACAGCCGGCCAGCAGGGAACCGAGCATCACGGTGTCCGCGCCGGCGACCAGCGCCTTGCCGATGTCCCCGGAATACTGCAGCCCGCCGTCGGCGATCAGCGGAACGCCGGCCGGGATGGCTGCCTTTGCCGACTCATAGATAGCGGTGATCTGCGGGACGCCGACGCCGGCAACAACGCGGGTGGTGCAGATGGAACCCGGACCCACACCGACCTTGATGCCGTCAGCACCGGCGTCAATGAGCGCCTGGGCGCCTTCGCGTGTGGCGGCCTGGCCGCCGATGATGTCCACGTGCGCCGCTGCCGGGTCAGACTTCAGCCGGGCAATCATGTCCAGGACACCCTGGGAGTGGCCGTTGGCGGTGTCCACGAAGAGGGCGTCAACGCCCGCGTCGATCAGGGCCATCGCACGTTCCCAGCCGTCACCGAAGAACCCGATGGCCGCACCGACGCGCAGCCGGCCTTCGTCGTCTTTGGTGGCCAGCGGGTACTGCTCGGCCTTGGTGAAGTCCTTGGTGGTGATGAGCCCCTTGAGCCGGCCCTGCTCGTCGACCAGGGGGAGCTTTTCGATCTTGTTGGTCGCGAGCTTGTGTGAGGCTTCTTCGCGGCTGATGCCGACGTGCCCAGTAACAAGGGGCATTTTGGTCATTACGTCGCTGACCAGGCGGATCGGGAAATCCGCTTCCGGCACAAAGCGGGTGTCGCGGTTGGTGACAATGCCCAGCAGCCGCATGCCCTCATCGACGACGGGCAGGCCGGAAACGCGGTAATGCGAGCAGATTTCATCCAGCTCGGCCAGCGTCGCTTCCGGGCCGATGGTCAGCGGGTTGGTGATCATGCCGGATTCGCTGCGCTTGACGCGGTCCACCTGGTCGGCCTGGTCGGCGATGGAAAGGTTGCGGTGCACCACGCCGAGGCCGCCCTGGCGTGCCATGGCGATCGCCATCCGGGACTCCGTCACGGTGTCCATCGCCGCGGAGAGCAACGGCGTGTTGACGGTGATGCGCTTGGAGATCCGGGAAGACGTATCCGCCTCGGACGGGATGACGTTGGTGTGTCCGGGCAGCAGCAGGACATCGTCGTAGGTCAGGCCGATAAAGCCGAAGGGGTTGTGTTCGGGCTGGGTCATGAGTGCGCCTCTTACCTTGGGTACGGGTTTCACGGGTAGGGGTTGCAACAGATGACCAGCCCGTCATTACGGGCATGGCCTGTGCAGAAGTGTTGAATAAATAGTAGAACCTTGCCGCCAATCCCCATATTCCGGGGCAGGAATGTGAGCAACTGCACCGGACGCCGCCGCGTCACGTCCAGCCGGTGGCTGCCAGGAGCCGCTCTTCGAACATGGGGAGCATACTTTGGACGTAGGTCTTGGTCAGATGGTTGTCGTCCTTGTACACGTACACATTCCCGACCACGGCCGGGCAGATTCCGTCGGCGCAGATGAAGTCGCTCAGGTCCATCAGGTACAGGCCCTGGACCCTCCCCCGGTAGGCGTCCAGGGGTGAAGAACGGGCCAAGGACTCCTGCAGCGGCACCCGGCACTTGGGGTCGTCCGAGCCGTTCTTCTGGACGCATTCGGGCATGTTGATGCCAAAGCGCGGATTGTCGCGGATGCCGACCACGTCCATACCGGCGTCGGTGAAGGCTTGAATGCCCTCAAGATACTGCGGCACCTCGGTTTCAAACGGCGCTTCGGTGTGGGTGAGCGAGGCGACTGTGAAAACGGCATCGGGCTGCTGGTCCAGGACGTACCGGGCGCTGGCGGCGTTGAAAGCGTTGCACTCGGCGTCCCGCTCCGGGGACTCACCGCCGAAGCGGCAGTTGCCTTTCAGCAGTGCCACCACTTCCCAGCCGCGGGTCCGGGCGACCGGCCCGAGTGCTGCCATGTACTGCTGGGCGTGGGAGTCGCCCAGGACCACAATGCGTTTGGTGACAGTCTCCGGCTGGGTGTTTTGCAGGCATCCGGCGAGCAGCGGGTCGGCGGGCACGTTCCCGTCCGTGCAGAGCCCGTCGATGTCAGCCCATTCGTTTTTCATGGCGACCGGAGCCGGAATGATCTTCGCGGCGGGAGTAGGTTTACCCGCGTTCTCGGGCGCCAGGGCGGCCGCGCCGGGGGTCAGTTCCTTCGGCTGCGCCGCCGCGGCCGCCTCGTCGGCCATGATCTTGCTCTGCCACACGGACACCGGGCCAGCCAGCAGCGCGCCACACGCTGCGATCACGACGGCGGTGCGCCAGGCCCGTCGCTGCGGCCAGTGCCACTCGCGTAAGGGCTTCTCCACGAACCTGGTGGTCAGCACCGCCAGCACGATCGAGGCGGCCACCACGGCCAGGCCTTGGATCAGGTTCGGCGCGGCGATGCCCATCCCGGCAAGGGCAAGCACCAGCAGCGGCCAGTGCCAGAGGTACAGGGCGTACGAGTTGTCCCCGAGTGCCACCAGCGGTTTCCAGCTCAGGATCCGGTCGACGCCGAAGCGGCTCCCGCTCTGTCCGGCCACGATGATGGCCGCAGCTGCCAGCGTCGGCCACAGCGCAATGAAGCCCGGGAAGGAGCGGTCTACGGTGAGCAGCAAGCCGCAGGAGAGCATCGCGGTCAGCCCGGCCCAGCCGAGGACAACCCGGAGCGCTTTACCGGGTTTGAGGTGTGGAAGTGCAAGCGCCAGCAGCGATCCGAGCGCGAATTCCCAGAGCCGGGTGCGGGTGTCGAAGTAGGCATAGGCCTGGTTGGCGGCGGTTTGCTCAATGGAGTAAATCAGTGAGGCAACGAAAATCGCACCAAACGCCGCGGCCAGGAGGCCGGGGTAACTGATCCGGTTTGCCCACGGCGTCCGCCGGCGCAGGAGGCGCAGCAGCACTGCGGCGCCGGCAAAAACGAGCGGCCACAGCAGGAAGACCTGCCCTTGGATGGACAGCGACCAGAAGTGCTGCAGCGGACTGGCGCCGGAGTGGTCCTGCGCGTAGTAGTCGACGGCGGAGTCCGCCAGCAGCCAGTTCTGCCGGTAGAGAAGGGAGGCCCAGGCCTGGTCGAGGATGTCCGGCCAGCGGCTCTCGGGCAGGATTGCCCGGGTGCCTGCAAGTACACCCAGAATAACGACTACAACGGCGGGCAGCAGCCGTTTGAGCAGGTGCAGCCAGTGGCTCAGGAGACGAAGGGGCCTGCCGCTTTCGACCTTTCGGGCGAAGCTGAGAGTCATCAGGAAGGCCGAAATTAGGAGGAAGACGTCCACCCCGCCGGAGACCCTGCCGAGCCACACGTGGTACGTGACCACCATCAGGACCGCAAGGGCGCGCAGGCCCTGGACTTCGGGCCGGTAGCCCGGTTGTGGGGGCGCCGGAGAACCCGCGACCGCCTGCTGCGGGCTGGCTGTGCTGCGCTCGATCGACACTGGGAGCCCTTCAGGCCGGTTTCCAAAACATCAATGTTACCGAGCCGTAATTTTTCTGGCCAATCACAGCGCGGTGACCGGCGGGCCAGCGGCAGGTTCCCTGCCGGCCCGGGGCTACCCTGTAACGAGCCAGAGGAGGCCCCATCGTGATCGCAGAGCTGCGTATTTGTGTTCCGGCCGAGTTGTCCGCCGTCGTGACGGACTGCTGCACCGGAGAGCTAGGCGTCGCGGAAGTTTCCCGCCAGCCGGGCGCTTCTGTCCTTCCCGCCGGGGACATCATCCACGTCCTGGTCGCCAGGGAATCCGTGGAGCGGCTCGTGGAGAAACTCCAAGCCCTGAATGTCCAGGAGCAAGGTTCGATCTCGGTGGCCATGCCGGAGTTGGTGCTCTCCGACCGTGCGGACAAGGCCACCGCCGACGCCCCCGGCGAAGGCGCGGAC
This genomic window from Arthrobacter sp. EM1 contains:
- a CDS encoding acyltransferase family protein, with protein sequence MERSTASPQQAVAGSPAPPQPGYRPEVQGLRALAVLMVVTYHVWLGRVSGGVDVFLLISAFLMTLSFARKVESGRPLRLLSHWLHLLKRLLPAVVVVILGVLAGTRAILPESRWPDILDQAWASLLYRQNWLLADSAVDYYAQDHSGASPLQHFWSLSIQGQVFLLWPLVFAGAAVLLRLLRRRTPWANRISYPGLLAAAFGAIFVASLIYSIEQTAANQAYAYFDTRTRLWEFALGSLLALALPHLKPGKALRVVLGWAGLTAMLSCGLLLTVDRSFPGFIALWPTLAAAAIIVAGQSGSRFGVDRILSWKPLVALGDNSYALYLWHWPLLVLALAGMGIAAPNLIQGLAVVAASIVLAVLTTRFVEKPLREWHWPQRRAWRTAVVIAACGALLAGPVSVWQSKIMADEAAAAAQPKELTPGAAALAPENAGKPTPAAKIIPAPVAMKNEWADIDGLCTDGNVPADPLLAGCLQNTQPETVTKRIVVLGDSHAQQYMAALGPVARTRGWEVVALLKGNCRFGGESPERDAECNAFNAASARYVLDQQPDAVFTVASLTHTEAPFETEVPQYLEGIQAFTDAGMDVVGIRDNPRFGINMPECVQKNGSDDPKCRVPLQESLARSSPLDAYRGRVQGLYLMDLSDFICADGICPAVVGNVYVYKDDNHLTKTYVQSMLPMFEERLLAATGWT
- the guaB gene encoding IMP dehydrogenase, with product MTQPEHNPFGFIGLTYDDVLLLPGHTNVIPSEADTSSRISKRITVNTPLLSAAMDTVTESRMAIAMARQGGLGVVHRNLSIADQADQVDRVKRSESGMITNPLTIGPEATLAELDEICSHYRVSGLPVVDEGMRLLGIVTNRDTRFVPEADFPIRLVSDVMTKMPLVTGHVGISREEASHKLATNKIEKLPLVDEQGRLKGLITTKDFTKAEQYPLATKDDEGRLRVGAAIGFFGDGWERAMALIDAGVDALFVDTANGHSQGVLDMIARLKSDPAAAHVDIIGGQAATREGAQALIDAGADGIKVGVGPGSICTTRVVAGVGVPQITAIYESAKAAIPAGVPLIADGGLQYSGDIGKALVAGADTVMLGSLLAGCDESPGDLIFVNGKQFKLYRGMGSLGAMQTRGKNTSYSKDRYFQADVSGDDKLIPEGIEGRVAYRGPLASVAYQLVGGLRQTMFYTGAPTVPELKARGKFVRITPAGLKESHPHDIQMTVEAPNYGSR